A window of the Bufo gargarizans isolate SCDJY-AF-19 chromosome 1, ASM1485885v1, whole genome shotgun sequence genome harbors these coding sequences:
- the LOC122930295 gene encoding gamma-crystallin N-like — translation MSQIVLYTGEMFTGSYDTYATDVQNYQDVTSLPQVRSLKVSSGTWIVYSEKDFSGDIAVYKAGNYGSGLKIKTIGSFRKLSGHLENPVITVFDQTSYQGSHQEFKDPEYQTVRLPILSHKVGNGVWILYNSAGLHGKSIVSIQGDEVTDESVTALEGPVKSLKAYLIYEDEKQ, via the coding sequence ATGAGCCAGATCGTCCTGTACACTGGAGAAATGTTTACTGGGTCTTATGATACCTATGCAACCGACGTACAAAATTATCAGGATGTCACCAGCCTGCCTCAAGTGAGATCCCTTAAAGTTAGCAGTGGAACCTGGATCGTGTACTCTGAGAAGGACTTCAGTGGAGACATCGCTGTCTACAAGGCAGGGAACTATGGATCAGGTCTAAAGATCAAAACAATTGGATCTTTCCGGAAGCTTTCTGGACATTTGGAGAATCCTGTGATCACTGTGTTTGACCAAACCAGCTATCAAGGATCACATCAAGAATTTAAAGACCCTGAATATCAAACTGTGAGACTGCCAATCCTGTCTCACAAAGTGGGCAATGGGGTTTGGATTCTGTATAATAGCGCAGGACTCCATGGGAAAAGCATTGTCAGCATCCAAGGAGATGAGGTCACTGATGAATCAGTCACAGCATTGGAAGGTCCGGTGAAATCCCTGAAGGCCTACCTGATCTACGAGGATGAAAAACAATAA